A stretch of Oreochromis aureus strain Israel breed Guangdong linkage group 11, ZZ_aureus, whole genome shotgun sequence DNA encodes these proteins:
- the LOC116331549 gene encoding protocadherin-1-like isoform X1, which produces MTVLRCEVVLFLATILVSCSSSLTHLNIRVDRGKLLRSSRSVTVSHQQDNAPEFDRSHYEAELLENSLLGQSVLQVRASHADIAIGEMNYSLHQVSETIQRLLRIDSVTGIIYVKGLVDREEESILKLFVVARDRGPSSRIKSSKVLVTINVTDQNDNAPSINIQGIGLVKYQDGVSKISEDLPVGTPVALVQVSDRDEGENAVVTCAVDGDVPFQLQPASDQKGKYFLQTTTLLDYESVKNYSIEIVAMDSGSPALSSTLSLIVQVTDVNDNAPNFSPATIEVDFPENNYRGQKLLDLVATDPDSGINGQLVYSIIDRFAKRLFEVDANIGEVRVRTVLDREERERYVFCVAAADMGVPRKTGTATMIVNVQDQNDNDPVFIPNGYSFTAAENMPPPSRVGAVAVLDADKDENSHLRLFVEPDNGNFFIQNGTGIILSRISFDREKERFYTFRLKAVDGGDPPRSSYVSVIINVLDENDNAPYVTKPDNSSYTYLSYFTPAGTYVEVVKAEDTDTGLNAELDYFIVGGNPHGLFQISPYNGEITLAQEVTGKHSGLHRLVVRVCDKGRPPLCTTALVHVFINGTESNISLIEALVTESLSTPLEKDVAGDLLGSSALVQHSNILYGSLAGIAHVIQTFSSIVSNTAKEDSN; this is translated from the exons ATGACGGTGCTTAGGTGTGAAGTTGTGCTGTTTCTAGCCACCATCCTGGTGTCTTGCAGCTCTTCACTCACTCACCTGAACATCAGAGTGGATCGTGGGAAGCTGCTGAGGTCGAGCAGGTCAGTCACTGTGAGTCAccagcaggacaatgctccagaGTTTGACAGAAGTCACTACGAGGCCGAACTCTTAGAAAACAGCCTGCTGGGACAGTCTGTGCTGCAG GTCAGAGCCAGTCATGCAGACATTGCCATTGGAGAGATGAACTACAGCCTTCATCAAGTATCAGAGACTATCCAAAGGCTTCTGCGCATTGACAGTGTGACAGGCATCATCTATGTGAAAGGCCTTGTGGATCGAGAGGAAGAAAGCATCCTCAAGTTGTTTGTGGTGGCCCGAGATCGTGGCCCCAGTTCCAGGATCAAGAGTTCCAAGGTTCTGGTGACCATAAATGTCACAGATCAAAATGACAATGCACCGAGCATTAACATCCAAGGTATAGGCTTAGTAAAATACCAGGATGGTGTGTCTAAGATTTCTGAGGACCTGCCTGTTGGTACACCAGTGGCACTGGTCCAGGTGTCAGACCGGGATGAAGGGGAAAATGCTGTGGTAACGTGCGCAGTTGATGGCGATGTTCCATTTCAGCTCCAGCCTGCAAGTGATCAGAAGGGCAAATACTTCCTGCAGACAACGACCCTGCTGGATTATGAGAGCGTTAAAAATTACAGTATTGAAATTGTTGCGATGGATTCTGGAAGCCCAGCTCTGTCCAGCACTCTCTCCCTCATTGTCCAAGTTACAGATGTTAATGATAATGCACCGAACTTTTCCCCTGCAACGATTGAGGTGGACTTTCCAGAAAACAACTACAGAGGACAAAAACTACTGGATCTTGTGGCAACAGATCCAGATTCTGGCATAAATGGACAGCTTGTCTATAGCATCATTGATCGTTTTGCCAAAAGGCTCTTTGAAGTTGATGCCAACATTGGGGAGGTTCGTGTGAGAACCGTGCTGGATCGGGAAGAGAGGGAGCGTTATGTGTTCTGTGTGGCAGCAGCAGACATGGGTGTTCCTAGGAAAACCGGCACTGCCACAATGATTGTAAATGTTCAAGATCAAAATGACAATGACCCTGTGTTTATACCCAACGGCTACAGCTTTACTGCTGCAGAGAACATGCCTCCACCCAGTCGTGTTGGTGCGGTTGCTGTCTTAGATGCTGATAAGGATGAAAATTCCCACCTAAGACTGTTTGTGGAACCGGACAATGGCAATTTTTTCATCCAAAATGGCACAGGAATCATCTTGTCTAGAATCTCCTTTGACCGTGAGAAGGAACGTTTCTACACTTTCCGCCTAAAGGCCGTGGATGGAGGTGACCCACCTCGATCCTCCTATGTGAGCGTGATCATCAATGTCTTAGATGAGAATGATAACGCTCCATATGTCACCAAACCAGACAACTCCTCCTACACATACCTATCATATTTCACCCCAGCAGGCACGTATGTGGAGGTAGTGAAGGCTGAGGACACTGACACTGGGCTCAATGCTGAGCTGGACTATTTTATTGTAGGTGGAAATCCACATGGTCTGTTTCAAATATCTCCCTACAATGGGGAGATCACACTGGCACAGGAAGTGACCGGCAAGCACAGTGGGCTACATCGGCTGGTAGTGAGAGTCTGTGATAAAGGCAGACCTCCTCTCTGCACCACTGCACTGGTCCACGTTTTTATCAACGGTACTGAGTCCAACATCTCCCTCATTGAGGCGCTGGTCACAGAGAGCCTCTCCACCCCTTTGGAAAAGGACGTTGCCGGAGATCTTTTAGGGAGCTCTGCTCTTGTTCAGCATAGCAATATCCTGTACGGCAGCCTCGCAGGTATTGCTCATGTGATTCAGACATTCAGCTCTATAGTTTCTAATACGGCCAAAGAGGATTCCAACTAG
- the LOC116331549 gene encoding protocadherin-1-like isoform X2: MNYSLHQVSETIQRLLRIDSVTGIIYVKGLVDREEESILKLFVVARDRGPSSRIKSSKVLVTINVTDQNDNAPSINIQGIGLVKYQDGVSKISEDLPVGTPVALVQVSDRDEGENAVVTCAVDGDVPFQLQPASDQKGKYFLQTTTLLDYESVKNYSIEIVAMDSGSPALSSTLSLIVQVTDVNDNAPNFSPATIEVDFPENNYRGQKLLDLVATDPDSGINGQLVYSIIDRFAKRLFEVDANIGEVRVRTVLDREERERYVFCVAAADMGVPRKTGTATMIVNVQDQNDNDPVFIPNGYSFTAAENMPPPSRVGAVAVLDADKDENSHLRLFVEPDNGNFFIQNGTGIILSRISFDREKERFYTFRLKAVDGGDPPRSSYVSVIINVLDENDNAPYVTKPDNSSYTYLSYFTPAGTYVEVVKAEDTDTGLNAELDYFIVGGNPHGLFQISPYNGEITLAQEVTGKHSGLHRLVVRVCDKGRPPLCTTALVHVFINGTESNISLIEALVTESLSTPLEKDVAGDLLGSSALVQHSNILYGSLAGIAHVIQTFSSIVSNTAKEDSN, encoded by the coding sequence ATGAACTACAGCCTTCATCAAGTATCAGAGACTATCCAAAGGCTTCTGCGCATTGACAGTGTGACAGGCATCATCTATGTGAAAGGCCTTGTGGATCGAGAGGAAGAAAGCATCCTCAAGTTGTTTGTGGTGGCCCGAGATCGTGGCCCCAGTTCCAGGATCAAGAGTTCCAAGGTTCTGGTGACCATAAATGTCACAGATCAAAATGACAATGCACCGAGCATTAACATCCAAGGTATAGGCTTAGTAAAATACCAGGATGGTGTGTCTAAGATTTCTGAGGACCTGCCTGTTGGTACACCAGTGGCACTGGTCCAGGTGTCAGACCGGGATGAAGGGGAAAATGCTGTGGTAACGTGCGCAGTTGATGGCGATGTTCCATTTCAGCTCCAGCCTGCAAGTGATCAGAAGGGCAAATACTTCCTGCAGACAACGACCCTGCTGGATTATGAGAGCGTTAAAAATTACAGTATTGAAATTGTTGCGATGGATTCTGGAAGCCCAGCTCTGTCCAGCACTCTCTCCCTCATTGTCCAAGTTACAGATGTTAATGATAATGCACCGAACTTTTCCCCTGCAACGATTGAGGTGGACTTTCCAGAAAACAACTACAGAGGACAAAAACTACTGGATCTTGTGGCAACAGATCCAGATTCTGGCATAAATGGACAGCTTGTCTATAGCATCATTGATCGTTTTGCCAAAAGGCTCTTTGAAGTTGATGCCAACATTGGGGAGGTTCGTGTGAGAACCGTGCTGGATCGGGAAGAGAGGGAGCGTTATGTGTTCTGTGTGGCAGCAGCAGACATGGGTGTTCCTAGGAAAACCGGCACTGCCACAATGATTGTAAATGTTCAAGATCAAAATGACAATGACCCTGTGTTTATACCCAACGGCTACAGCTTTACTGCTGCAGAGAACATGCCTCCACCCAGTCGTGTTGGTGCGGTTGCTGTCTTAGATGCTGATAAGGATGAAAATTCCCACCTAAGACTGTTTGTGGAACCGGACAATGGCAATTTTTTCATCCAAAATGGCACAGGAATCATCTTGTCTAGAATCTCCTTTGACCGTGAGAAGGAACGTTTCTACACTTTCCGCCTAAAGGCCGTGGATGGAGGTGACCCACCTCGATCCTCCTATGTGAGCGTGATCATCAATGTCTTAGATGAGAATGATAACGCTCCATATGTCACCAAACCAGACAACTCCTCCTACACATACCTATCATATTTCACCCCAGCAGGCACGTATGTGGAGGTAGTGAAGGCTGAGGACACTGACACTGGGCTCAATGCTGAGCTGGACTATTTTATTGTAGGTGGAAATCCACATGGTCTGTTTCAAATATCTCCCTACAATGGGGAGATCACACTGGCACAGGAAGTGACCGGCAAGCACAGTGGGCTACATCGGCTGGTAGTGAGAGTCTGTGATAAAGGCAGACCTCCTCTCTGCACCACTGCACTGGTCCACGTTTTTATCAACGGTACTGAGTCCAACATCTCCCTCATTGAGGCGCTGGTCACAGAGAGCCTCTCCACCCCTTTGGAAAAGGACGTTGCCGGAGATCTTTTAGGGAGCTCTGCTCTTGTTCAGCATAGCAATATCCTGTACGGCAGCCTCGCAGGTATTGCTCATGTGATTCAGACATTCAGCTCTATAGTTTCTAATACGGCCAAAGAGGATTCCAACTAG
- the LOC120442744 gene encoding NACHT, LRR and PYD domains-containing protein 1b allele 5-like: MERMESRQYMPAGPLMDVTVTAGNLNEVHLPHWICIDDVPDILDMFAVVHIDDCGDVVEKVSEVTPTHVKLTEPNFSIIAALIRFIFPPKISCYMLMYYQLNTSFLKLHVYLIRQDPALEQEIAEKYREKNDETKSDLKFKKIIKHPPDQYLQTERLFSLKADDTSAKIQPKELTLRYNRQNFYEVYFKNPGSELILTLVHTHPADGEPADEPLWKCEIRADDHPESGQAEAAGYSVGAAAVSSLSAGRFINIT, encoded by the exons ATGGAGAGGATGGAGAGCAGACAATACATGCCTGCAGGTCCTCTGATGGACGTCACAGTCACTGCTGGGAATTTAAATGAAGTTCACCTGCCACACTGGATCTGCATCG ATGACGTCCCTGACATATTGGACATGTTTGCAGTCGTTCACATAGATGACTGTGGAGATGTTGTGGAAAAAGTGTCTGAGGTCACACCAACACATGTCAAGTTAACTGAACCAAATTTCTCGATAATAGCGGCTCTGATACGTTTCATATTTCCTCCAAAAATCAGCTGTTACATGTTGATGTACTATCAACTCAACACATCATTCCTCAAACTCCACGTCTACCTGATACGACAGGATCCTGCTCTGGAACAG GAAATTGCTGAGAAATATCGTGAGAAAAATGATGAGACAAAATCcgatttgaaatttaaaaaaatcataaagcatCCCCCAGACCAGTACCTGCAAACTGAGCGTCTTTTCAGCCTCAAAGCCGACGACACAAGTGCAAAAATTCAGCCGAAG GAGTTAACCCTCAGATACAATAGGCAAAACTTCTATGAGGTGTACTTTAAGAATCCAGGCAGTGAACTCATACTTACACTGGTGCACACTCACCCAGCTGATGGTGAACCAGCTGATGAGCCACTATGGAAATGTGAAATTCGAGCAG ATGACCATCCAGAGTCTGGTCAAGCCGAAG CTGCAGGATACTCAGTGGGAGCAGCTGCTGTCAGCTCTCTGTCGGCTGGTAGGTTCATCAATATTACCTGA
- the LOC116331569 gene encoding uncharacterized protein LOC116331569: protein MTDELMNQMVDEFGHQSVEVIREVLTDMQRTDLVQRLSESSSGLKAAGSSAEGFDVEETEKEKHSEDERWPALIHKVETMESVIELLLETLDGLNEQELEKFNWTLRQIHLHKYDSDFTWVWYMMSDLQDTVFLMVQTYGQQSVEVTMEVLKEMKRTDLAQRLSDCSSLPRKKHSVDERRSALIHKVATMAVVKYLLFQTLNDLSDEELKKFKRILQMIYPSRTISHYSFFSPSSTRADVVNLMVEEFGQQSVDVTRDFFMYMNRTDLVQKLPESSSASRDDP from the exons ATGACAGATGAACTAATGAATCAGATGGTGGATGAATTTGGTCATCAGTCTGTGGAGGTGATCAGGGAGGTTTTAACTGACATGCAGAGAACTGATCTGGTGCAGAGGCTGTCAGAGAGCAGCTCAGGACTCAAAG CTGCAGGATCATCAGCTGAAGGATTTGATGTGGAGGAAACAGAGAAAG agaaacactctgaggATGAACGTTGGCCTGCACTGATCCACAAA GTAGAAACGATGGAGTCTGTTATTGAGCTGCTGCTGGAAACTCTGGATGGGCTGAATGAGCAGGAGCTAGAGAAGTTCAACTGGACCCTGCGACAAATTCATCTTCACAAATATGACTCAGACTTCACATGGGTGTGGTACAtgatgtcagacctgcaggacaCAGTGTTTCTGATGGTGCAGACTTACGGCCAACAGTCAGTGGAGGTGACAATGGAGGTCTTAAAGGAGATGAAGAGGACTGATCTGGCTCAGAGGCTGTCAGACTGCAGCTCACTGCCTCGAA AGAAACACTCTGTGGATGAACGACGCTCTGCACTGATCCACAAA GTGGCAACAATGGCAGTTGTTAAATATCTGCTTTTTCAAACATTGAATGACTTGAGTGATGAGGAGCTCAAGAAATTTAAGAGGATCTTGCAGATGATTTATCCTAGCAGGACTATATCACATTACTCATTCTTCAGTCCATCATCGACCAGAGCAGATGTAGTGAATCTGATGGTGGAGGAATTTGGTCAGCAGTCTGTTGACGTGACCAGAGACTTCTTCATGTATATGAACAGAACTGATCTGGTGCAGAAGTTACCAGAGAGCAGCTCAGCATCCAGAG ATGACCCATAA